Sequence from the Candidatus Neomarinimicrobiota bacterium genome:
TCTACCGGAACCAGGACTTCCTCTACTCCGAGGAGGGTATTGACCGTGAGGAAGCCCAGGGACGGGGGGCAGTCAACGAGCAGGAAGTCCCACTGACCCGCTGGTAGCGAAGCCACGCTCCTGTGGAAAAATTGCACCGCCTTCATCTCCCAGGTCAGGGCCTTCTCCACACCGGAGAGCCAGGCCGAGGCGGGTACCAGAGCAACACCCAGGACTCGCGTGGGCCAGACTAACTCAACCAGGGGCCTTTCAGTGATGAAGATATCGGTGATGTTCCGGCCTGGATTTGTGAAACCGAACCAGCGGGTAGTCGTTCCCTGGGCGTCCATATCCACCACCAGCACCCGCCGCTCTCTCTCCCCCAGAGCGGCCGCCAGATTGACCGTCGTGGTGGTCTTGCCACTGCCGCCTTTCGGATTCAGGATGGCGATGCTCCTCACCGGGCACTCCCCTCGGAACCGGGTGGGGTTAAAACACTGCCTGCCCCTCGGAATCGGTTTTGATGAGCCATAGGTCGCTGTTACCCGCGCCAAAGGAG
This genomic interval carries:
- a CDS encoding ParA family protein; its protein translation is MRSIAILNPKGGSGKTTTTVNLAAALGERERRVLVVDMDAQGTTTRWFGFTNPGRNITDIFITERPLVELVWPTRVLGVALVPASAWLSGVEKALTWEMKAVQFFHRSVASLPAGQWDFLLVDCPPSLGFLTVNTLLGVEEVLVPVEAHYLALQGVNRVVTVVEALRRHLNPRLRIAGILACRVDTRTSHSRDMVRELQRRFGPLVYQAKIRESVRLAEAASRHQPITLFDSNSKGAQDYRALAREIMAGEKEISPKL